The sequence TGGGGGAATAAGGAATGGGGGAGAACTGAAATCGTAATCTCAAATCAAAAACTTCAAATCTCAGATTTCAAATCTCAAATCTCAGATTTCAAATCTCAAATCTCAGATTTCAAATCCCAGACTCCAAAAACAAAAAACCAAAATCCAAAAACCAACTACCGCCCCGTCAAGCGCGCGATTTCCGCCGCGTCCTTATCTCCCCGACCGCTCAGGCATAATACCAGGACCTGATCCTTTGGCATACCGCTGGCAATCTCCATCGCCCGCGCCAGGCCGTGCGAGCTTTCTAGGGCGGGCAAAATCCCCTCGGTTTTGGCCAAAATGCCAAACGCCTCGAGGGCTTCGCCGTCGCGGCAACTGGTGTATTCCACCCGGCCGCTATCCTTCCAGTAGCTATGCTCGGGCCCAACGCCGGGATAATCCAACCCCGCCGAGATCGAATGCACATCGCAGGTTTGGCCATCTTCGTCCTGCATCACATAACTATAACTGCCGTGCAATACGCCCGGCTGGCCATAGGTCAGGGGACTGGCGTGCTGCCCCGCCTGGCTGGACAAGCCTCCCGCCTCGACGCCGATCAGCTTTACACCGGGATGCTCCACAAAGGGATAAAACATTCCCGCCGCGTTGCTCCCGCCACCCACGCACGCGACCACGACATCGGGCAGTCGGCCAATTTGCGCCAGGCTTTGCTCGATTGTTTCCCGGCCAATGACCGATTGAAAGTCCCGTACGATTTGCGGAAAGGGATGCGGCCCGATGACCGAACCAATAATATAATGCGTGTGTTCCACGCTGCTCATCCAGTCGCGCATCGCCTCATTCACGGCGTCGCGTAATGTTCGCGAGCCGCTGGTCACGGGTCGTACCTCCGCCCCCATGAGCTTCATGCTAAACACATTCGGCTGCTGGCGGCGGATGTCTTCCTCCCCCATGTAGACCACGCACTGCAGGCCAAAGCGGGCACAAGCGGTCGCGGTCGCCACGCCATGCTGACCAGCCCCCGTTTCGGCAATGACCCGCTTCTTGCCCATGCGCAGGGTGAGTAGCGTCTGGCCCAGGGTGTTGTTAATTTTGTGGGCGCCGGTGTGGTTGAGGTCCTCGCGCTTGAGAAAAATCCGCGCTCCGCCGCACCGTTCGGTCAACCGCTGGGCAAAGTAAAGCGGCGAGGGCCGCCCGACGTAATTTCGCCAAAGGTCATTTAGCTCCGCGATGAATTGCGGGTCATGGCGATAATTTTCGTAAGCGGCGGTCAGTTCCTCTAGGGCGTGCATCAGCGTTTCGGGGACAAACCGCCCCCCAAATTTGCCAAACCGCCCCTGCTGGTCGGGGACCGCGCTCTTTGCCGCTATTGCCACACTAGCCATAAGAAATCTCCCGTGAACGAAACCAAGCGCACTGCGGTTTACCGCAATCGCCTGGGACTGTTGACACTTCCTATTAAACACCATTGCACACTTTGGCGAAATGGGCAGGGGGTCGCGGGGCGTGGGACGCGGGTAGCGGGTGGCGGGTAGCAGGCGGGGCGGGTGGCGGGTAGCGGGTGGCGGGTGGCGGGCGGGGCGGGAGGAGGAGATGAGAGGCGGGTGGCGGGTAGCAGGCGGGGCGGGAGGGGGAGACGGGAGACTGGAAGGGAGAGGGAGTTTGGTTTTTGGTGGCTGGTTTTTGGGTTGCTGATTTGCTGAAACGTACTCAGCTCCGGAGGAGTGCCATCTTGGTAGCAATAAACAAATCCAGAATTCCATTCTTAATATTTATATTTCATTTTTTAATTGAATCCTGGAGAGCCCCCAGCGGAGCCAAGTTAGAATTCAGAATGATGAAGTTAGAATTGCTGCAACATTCTGCATTCCTACTTCTGCATTTCTTCCCCCTCTCCCGCTAGAATCGTGCCCTTATCAAATTATTTCCCAGCGGGAGAGGGCCGGGGTGAGGGAATCTATATGCGCTGCTTTGACCGCGAATTGTCGGTGGCTTAAAATAAAAATCTTTCCACCTGCTCTATAAATCCATTTGGCCACCCATGAATCCGCCTCCCACCGAACGCCGCGCGATTCCCTGGATGAATCTGTTTTTAATATTCTTTGGCATTGTGGTGGTCCTAGGCACGGCCATTGCCATCTGGCCCGTGGATAACAGCCTGACCGTCAGCCCACAAACAACCGTCATCACCGCCCCGCTGGCGGCGGACGGCCTGCCGGACTACGTGGCCTTCGTCAACCAAGAAAACAGCCGGGGAATCTTGCCCAGTGAGAATGTGTATGTGGATATTCTCAGAACATATGGCCTCAGTGATTACTATCTTGACCAATATACAGAATTATTTCAACAACTTGGCA is a genomic window of Pirellulales bacterium containing:
- the trpB gene encoding tryptophan synthase subunit beta, whose amino-acid sequence is MASVAIAAKSAVPDQQGRFGKFGGRFVPETLMHALEELTAAYENYRHDPQFIAELNDLWRNYVGRPSPLYFAQRLTERCGGARIFLKREDLNHTGAHKINNTLGQTLLTLRMGKKRVIAETGAGQHGVATATACARFGLQCVVYMGEEDIRRQQPNVFSMKLMGAEVRPVTSGSRTLRDAVNEAMRDWMSSVEHTHYIIGSVIGPHPFPQIVRDFQSVIGRETIEQSLAQIGRLPDVVVACVGGGSNAAGMFYPFVEHPGVKLIGVEAGGLSSQAGQHASPLTYGQPGVLHGSYSYVMQDEDGQTCDVHSISAGLDYPGVGPEHSYWKDSGRVEYTSCRDGEALEAFGILAKTEGILPALESSHGLARAMEIASGMPKDQVLVLCLSGRGDKDAAEIARLTGR